Genomic segment of Abditibacteriota bacterium:
TGTTTTTCAGCCGAAAATACCTGTTCCCGGGGTTGGTGGTTGTGAAATACAAAAACTTCTTGTTGATGACCTCCAGGGGCCGCAGGTTGTGGGACGTGAATATAAACTGTCCTTTTCCCGATTCCTCCAGCGCCTGAAGTATCTCCCCCAGCAGGTATTCATAGACGCCGGAGTCAAACTCGTCTATGGCGACGGTGACCGAGGGGTCGTTGAAGGCGGCGACGATCAGGAGAAGCACGGATATTATCTTGAGTATTCCGTCGGACTCGCACTTTAAGGGCAGTTCCTTTCCGTCTCTGCGGGTCACAAACATAATGTCCGATGCCGGCTCGCCGTTAATTGCCAGTGTCCTGGATAATTCTTTTATTCCCAAAGACAGGCCCGGCACCAACTGACCGAGAACGAGACTGATGTTGTCCACTATTTGGGTCAGAATCGGAAGACCGGCATCAGCTATCGTCGTCCACTGCAGGGCTAGGTTTATCCCGGTGTTTTTCCCTATGACCGGCAAAAGAGCGTGTAATGGGTCCGGAGCGGAATACGTGTAGTCTAAAACAAACAAGTACTTTTCGGCATACAGGCTGAGCTCGACCAGCACCTTGTAGAATACGTTGTTAGCATCGTGGGCTTTGAAGAGGGCCAGGGTCTCTCTCTGAAAGATAAACGACATGGGTGTCCTGACGGCGAACTGTTTGTTGACCTCCAGATCGATCATTGCTTTTTTGCCTTTGCCGGCAAGAATTTTCCGCTTTGTGTCGGGGACGAATGCGTTATCTTCGGATGATGAGTCTATGATCAGCTGCCGTTTGGGAGAATCTTCCCACTGCAGATAAAACCTTTCGTTGAATACCTCTACTTCCTTTTCTGTTTTCGGGATCATGTCTTCAGAGATACCGCTGTAGTCAGCTCTGATCTCATCGGGTGATTTGTACCTGCTCCTCAGGCAAAAGGAATAGGTGGCTTCACGTTGTTTTCCGTCCGGGTATAGCAGCTCAAATACATATTCCAGCTGTGCAAATTCTTTGCCCACAGTGACGGAATCGCCATATTCATTCGTCGGGTTGATGAACACCAGGCTTTTGCCGGACATCAGGCATTTCAGGAGCGAAAGAGCTTTGATAAACGCTGTTTTTCCGGAGCCGTTCTGGCCGTAAATACCCAGCAGATCCGACTCGCAGCTATCCAGTCCGGACTTGAAAACGATCTCCCCGTGCTCTACGTTCTTGAAGTTGTTGAGCACGGCTTTCTTT
This window contains:
- a CDS encoding AAA family ATPase encodes the protein MKLQDGKGIRTYRPTDNQYEIQSFFSEEHAKELPDVRIKKAVLNNFKNVEHGEIVFKSGLDSCESDLLGIYGQNGSGKTAFIKALSLLKCLMSGKSLVFINPTNEYGDSVTVGKEFAQLEYVFELLYPDGKQREATYSFCLRSRYKSPDEIRADYSGISEDMIPKTEKEVEVFNERFYLQWEDSPKRQLIIDSSSEDNAFVPDTKRKILAGKGKKAMIDLEVNKQFAVRTPMSFIFQRETLALFKAHDANNVFYKVLVELSLYAEKYLFVLDYTYSAPDPLHALLPVIGKNTGINLALQWTTIADAGLPILTQIVDNISLVLGQLVPGLSLGIKELSRTLAINGEPASDIMFVTRRDGKELPLKCESDGILKIISVLLLIVAAFNDPSVTVAIDEFDSGVYEYLLGEILQALEESGKGQFIFTSHNLRPLEVINKKFLYFTTTNPGNRYFRLKNIAATNNLRDTYFREIIMNEQDEELYCRTKRHKIVAAIKKAGGLY